In Salvia splendens isolate huo1 unplaced genomic scaffold, SspV2 ctg429, whole genome shotgun sequence, the sequence TCTCCATTATCATAAAGTTTTAATCACTTTCACATTTAACTAAGGCCATTTAATTAAATGTCAACACTGATTGCCGTCGTTAAGTTATTCATTTCTTTCACTAGGCTACAAATTACATGACCAACCTAGCCTACTACTCCCTTTGTCGCATAAAAACAACATAATACAGCCTGCGTCGCTCAATGCCACGCCCAACTGTCATTCCCGTCTGGGTACCTTTGTCGTATAAAAACAACATAATACAACCCgcgtcgctcagtgccacgcccaactgtCATTCCCGTCTGGGTATCTTGTAATAGACAAAAGTGAGGTTGCATCAGTAATTTGCAATTAAGTTCCCGAGTTGCATGACTTACTGATAGCAATTTATGAGATAATGACGGAACATAGAGGCAATTGGACAGGCGTAGGGTGGGTGAGATATTAATAGTGCCCGATCCCTGGACCGGTGCAAGTTCCCCATTGGCTGTCTGAACAAAGATTTTTCTggattttgagatatttaaaaaatcatatGGGTCAAACGACATGGTATCcgttgccccacagtcaaaaatccaatcATGATCTCGTTCCCCAATTTCAGATATTGAAGAATTAACTAGGGCTTGAAAAGGATTGTGACATGCTACAGATGAATCAATTTCAAAATTCTGGCGTTCTTATGAACATATTACGGAACTGGAGGGACCGTATGGTAAAATATGGTAGGCTGACGGGTCAGTTTGTAAATTATGTTCATGCTGGGGGCTAAAATAGGATTACTATGAAAATGAGGTAAAAACTGGAAATCTAGAAAATTAGAGGGATTCAAATTGAATCCCCCTTTACCTTTCGCCCAAATCTGGGTTGTCTCATCTTCTGAACTCCCAGCCCTAGCCGCCCCGCCGCCGCCGGCTAACTCCGTCTCGGAGTTCCATACCCTAGCCACTGTTGCCACCACCTTGTCTTCATCTCGGACTCCGCTTTGATTCGGAGTACCATTGCTGCCCGTCGTGAAATCGACGTGGGTAGCTCGATCTCCGACCACTGTGGCTACTGACGCCCGTCCTCTGCCGCGACCCCGTTGCTTGCGtgccttcttcatcttctcccaccactccggataCTCGTGAATCAGGAAGCATGTATCCCGGGTATGTTTTTTTTCCGCCGCAATGGCTGTAAGAGAGTTTGTTCTTGTCATCTTCTCCCTTGCTGTTGGCTGGAAAACGTGGTGGGTTGGCCGCTAGGCGGTTTCGGTCGAACGCCCCCAGACCGATTCCAACTCCGGATTCCTTTGGCTCGTTGGTTGTCTTCATCACCTTCTCATTTGCTAATTCTTGTCGAACTATTCCGTAAGCTTCTCTTACGGTGGGTAAGGGATTTTTGTTTAGCAACTCCCTCTTGATTGTATCGTATTTTCCATCTACTGATACAATCGATGCCTTTGAGTGTTCTTGTTGTACATGTCGATCGATCTTGGACTATCCATAGGGTTTGGATCTCTACTGTCAATTGAGATCCAGAGATcttggaatttattccaaagGTCCTCCAATGTCATATTGCCTTGTTTCATCATGTATGCTTGTCTGTGCAGATCACTAATCTGAAAGGGGTCTGCACCACTCCCATATGTAAGCGCCAGGCCATCCCATAGGTCTCGGGCTGTCTCGTATTGAGATACCTGGTTCACCAAGTTGGGTTCGATGTAGTTTATGATCCAATTGAAACAGCAATGATCCCTTTGCTGCCATTTGGGGTAGTCCGGGATGTCGGTTGACGGTGGGTCTGAAACTCCAGCAATGTGAGATGTCAGACACTTTCCTCCAATTGCCCTTCTCATCAATTTTGCCCAGAGAGAGTAATTGTCTCCGTTTAGCTTGACTTGAATGTGGATCTCTCCCAATGACTCAGGTTAGGCAGGGGCTGATTTGGTGGTTTTTGTGGCGGTTGATTCATACCCAGCCGCAAGAATTCTGCAAGTTGTGCAGCAAATTCTGGGGAAAAGTTCATGTTGGATAGTTGGTTTGTTACGGGTTTGGTTTCGTCAGATTCTGACATGGTTGGTGTTTTTGCAGGGATTTATAAAAGATCGGGAAAGGTATGCTCAGGACAGTGATGAGTTTTTTCTGAGTCCCAAACCTGCTCTGGTACCATCTTAACCATGGAAACCGAGAGAGGCAGTGCAAGAATAGCTAGACATTGTAGGTATGCAGAGAATGCATTGAGTTTTCTTATTTCAGTATATCAAAGTGTATACAATCGTGATTCTCTTATAGGAGAAGAATATCTCTATCTAAGGAATAAGTCATTCTACTCTTAATTACATATCAATTACATATCTTATATTCCAAGACTTACCAATTAGGTAATATCTTCTGATTTCCTTCCTTGTATATCTTGACATGATTTTATTCCTTGTGTAGGTTGACAGAACAGAAACAACATCTTCGACTCTTGAGTGGGCGATGACAGAACTCATACGAAACCCTACCGCTAGGATGAAGTTGCAAACAGAAGTACGGGAAATTGTCCAAGACAGACAGGTCATAACCGATGATGACTTAGGGAAAATGCAGTATCTGAAAGCCGTGATCAAGGAAACCCTACGTCTGCGTGCTCCAGTCTCACTACTAGGGCGAGTAACTCGAGAGGACATAACAGTTATGGGGTATGACATCTCGGCCAACACATTGGTCCTCGTCAATACATGAGCTATTGGCAGAGATCCTGCGTCTTGGGACCAACCGGAGATGTTCCATCTAGAGAGGTTCCTAAATTCTTCACTAGACTTCAAAGGTGCTGATTTCAAGTTTGCCCCGTTCTGGCATGGGAGACGAGGTTGCCCAGGTATCGCGCTTGCAATAGTAAGCGTTAAGCTCGTGCTAGCGAATCTTGTGCACAAGTTCGAGTGGAAACTGCCTATGGGAGCAAAATGTGAGGATTTGGACGTGTTGGAACAGTCTGGTGTTAGTCTTCATAGAAAGAATCCCCTTCCTGTTGTGCCAATCTTGAAGCTAGTCATCGAGAGCTATGGAGTTTGTGGAGTAATTCATAGTATAGGAGAAGATAAGCTATAGGAGAAGAAgattgcttttttttttctgtgtaTGTATGTCACGGTTTTTACCTCCTTATGTAGGAGAGTATTACAAAGTATTTTAGGTAAACTATCAACCTATTCTAGGACAATGTAATGAATATTAATTCTCAATCAATTACAAATCTTTCTCCTCTAATTGTGTATTTCAATTAAGGAatgtttgacactccccctcaagttgagcattGGTATCTCCAATGCTTAACTTGGCCAATGTTTCCTTGAAGACCTTGGGCAGAACTGCTTTGGTGAGTATGTCCGCG encodes:
- the LOC121790169 gene encoding cytochrome P450 71A8-like gives rise to the protein MTQGFIKDRERYAQDSDEFFLSPKPALVDRTETTSSTLEWAMTELIRNPTARMKLQTEVREIVQDRQVITDDDLGKMQYLKAVIKETLRLRAPVSLLGRVTREDITVMGDPASWDQPEMFHLERFLNSSLDFKGADFKFAPFWHGRRGCPGIALAIVSVKLVLANLVHKFEWKLPMGAKCEDLDVLEQSGVSLHRKNPLPVVPILKLVIESYGVCGVIHSIGEDKL